One window of the Lytechinus pictus isolate F3 Inbred chromosome 5, Lp3.0, whole genome shotgun sequence genome contains the following:
- the LOC129260368 gene encoding DNA-directed RNA polymerase III subunit RPC7-like isoform X2, producing MERPLEFSPAPLPTNEGDNYMYLLKQEFRGYLRESPYYIKPLNKKKDIERYSDKYQVGSGDNGIEWQPDWKRFPKELKMVSRKARPPKSKSSVKPSLSTARVSKIANEEVIKKLDELEKKEDGTKSGEEDEEEEEGQGEEDEEEYYDEEEQEEGTDYISNYFDPGEDYIDEDDGLDDGPTY from the exons CCTCTTGAATTCTCCCCAGCACCTCTGCCCACAAACGAAGGGgataattacatgtacctcCTTAAACAAGAGTTCAGAGGCTATCTGAGGGAGTCGCCATATTACATCAAACCTCTCAACAAGAAAAAGG ATATTGAACGTTATTCTGACAAGTACCAGGTAGGGTCTGGAGATAATGGGATAGAATGGCAGCCAGACTGGAAGAGATTCCCAAAGGAGTTAAAGATGGTATCTCGGAAAGCAAGACCACCGAAATCAAAAA GCTCAGTGAAACCATCCTTGTCTACTGCCAGAGTTTCAAAGATTGCTAATGAAGAAGTCATTAAGAAATTAGAT GAGctggaaaagaaagaagatggTACAAAATCAGGAGAGGAggatgaagaagaggaggaaggacAAGGAGAAGAGGATGAAGAGGAATATTATgatgaagaagaacaagaagag GGGACAGACTACATTTCCAATTACTTTGATCCTGGCGAGGATTacattgatgaagatgatggacTGGATGATGGACCTACATACTga
- the LOC129260368 gene encoding DNA-directed RNA polymerase III subunit RPC7-like isoform X1, whose amino-acid sequence MAGRGRGRGRGRGSSFAADALGLGRGGESLPPPTAQPPPLFPPLEFSPAPLPTNEGDNYMYLLKQEFRGYLRESPYYIKPLNKKKDIERYSDKYQVGSGDNGIEWQPDWKRFPKELKMVSRKARPPKSKSSVKPSLSTARVSKIANEEVIKKLDELEKKEDGTKSGEEDEEEEEGQGEEDEEEYYDEEEQEEGTDYISNYFDPGEDYIDEDDGLDDGPTY is encoded by the exons ATGGCTGGAAGAGGTCGAGGTCGCGGGCGTGGTCGAGGGTCGTCGTTTGCTGCTGATGCCCTTGGAttaggaagaggaggagaatcATTGCCACCTCCCACTGCTCAGCCGCCACCGCTTTTTCCT CCTCTTGAATTCTCCCCAGCACCTCTGCCCACAAACGAAGGGgataattacatgtacctcCTTAAACAAGAGTTCAGAGGCTATCTGAGGGAGTCGCCATATTACATCAAACCTCTCAACAAGAAAAAGG ATATTGAACGTTATTCTGACAAGTACCAGGTAGGGTCTGGAGATAATGGGATAGAATGGCAGCCAGACTGGAAGAGATTCCCAAAGGAGTTAAAGATGGTATCTCGGAAAGCAAGACCACCGAAATCAAAAA GCTCAGTGAAACCATCCTTGTCTACTGCCAGAGTTTCAAAGATTGCTAATGAAGAAGTCATTAAGAAATTAGAT GAGctggaaaagaaagaagatggTACAAAATCAGGAGAGGAggatgaagaagaggaggaaggacAAGGAGAAGAGGATGAAGAGGAATATTATgatgaagaagaacaagaagag GGGACAGACTACATTTCCAATTACTTTGATCCTGGCGAGGATTacattgatgaagatgatggacTGGATGATGGACCTACATACTga
- the LOC129261627 gene encoding lysM and putative peptidoglycan-binding domain-containing protein 3-like, with product MSSVHGFRSKPKHDRSKYMPVSGQVQNVQNSTVYVFGESAITEDEINADNDVQMSELRTRGGGGGKRKKKTKHTEDEMVYMEKDINEGDTLQTFSLRYACRVSELKRINNLIADQDFHARRTLKVPMRRDGILLEIEDDVKSQAAKSLRKVNHAKPHLLNGHRHSDESDHLNSDSDDSQTEFIRTISIPGSLDGENRAAQQFFDKMDKDLHNILEKTRTNKDTLQEVTSVLKETRFRPLRFPKAKSDCPNDGATLGCTTRNIVIALVVVMVIGPLLLGYAISQGIWNKKLIP from the exons ATGAGTTCTGTTCATGGGTTTCGGAGTAAACCCAAACATGACCGAAGCAAGTACATGCCTGTGTCTGGTCAGGTCCAGAATGTGCAGAATTCGACGGTGTACGTCTTCGGAGAGTCGGCAATCACAGAAGACGAGATCAACGCAGACAATGATGTCCAGATGTCAGAGCTTCGGACacgaggtggtggtggtggtaagaggaagaaaaagactAAACACACAGAGGATGAGATGGTGTACATGGAAAAGGACATCAATGAAGGAGATACTTTACAGACATTTTCTCTTCGTTATGCATGCAGG GTTTCAGAGTTGAAGCGTATCAATAACTTGATAGCTGATCAGGATTTCCATGCCAGAAGAACTCTCAAAGTGCCAATGCGTCGGGATGGAATTCTCTTGGAGATTGAAGATGATGTAAAATCCCAAGCAGCCAAGTCATTGCGTAAAGTTAATCATGCTAAACCGCATCTATTAAACGGTCACAGACATTCAGATGAAAGCGATCATTTAAATAGTGACTCCGATGACAGCCAGACAGAGTTCATCCGGACTATCAGTATACCAGGGTCCTTGGATGGTGAAAACAGGGCAGCGCAACAGTTCTTTGACAAAATGGATAAAGATTTACATAATATCTTGGAGAAAACAAGAACTAACAAAGATACTCTTCAAGAAGTCACATCAGTTCTGAAAGAAACTCGGTTTCGTCCACTCCGCTTCCCCAAGGCAAAGTCTGACTGCCCTAATGATGGAGCTACATTGGGTTGCACCACAAGAAACATAGTCATTGCACTTGTTGTTGttatggttattggaccattaTTATTAGGATATGCAATTTCCCAAGGAATTTGGAATAAGAAATTGATACCATGA